In one Gossypium hirsutum isolate 1008001.06 chromosome D09, Gossypium_hirsutum_v2.1, whole genome shotgun sequence genomic region, the following are encoded:
- the LOC107908726 gene encoding F-box protein PP2-A15: MGASLSNLTEGSNGTAMGPGLGDIPESCVACVFTYLTPPEICNLARLNRAFRGAASSDSVWEMKLPSNYQDLLDLVPPERYQNLSKKDIFALLSRPVPFDDGNKEVWLDRVTGRVCMAISAKGMAITGIDDRRYWNWVSTEESRFHTVAYLQQIWWFEVDGVVKFPLPADIYTLSFRLHLGRFSKRLGRRVSSFEHTHGWDIKPVTFELSTCDGQLASCEHYLDDTEQDYDNGNHKRGCWIDYKVGEFIVNDSEPVTEVRFSVKQIDCTHSKGGLCVDSVFIIPTDLKERKRKGMLK, from the exons ATGGGTGCGTCTTTATCCAACTTAACGGAAGGAAGCAATGGGACGGCGATGGGACCGGGATTAGGGGACATACCGGAGAGCTGTGTGGCCTGCGTTTTCACTTACTTGACGCCTCCGGAGATTTGCAACCTGGCGAGGTTGAATCGAGCGTTTAGAGGGGCTGCGTCTTCGGATTCTGTTTGGGAAATGAAATTACCCAGTAATTATCAAGATCTGCTGGATTTAGTGCCACCCGAAAGGTACCAGAATTTGTCCAAAAAAGATATTTTTGCCCTTCTCTCTCGCCCGGTACCTTTTGATGATGGAAATAAG GAAGTATGGCTGGACAGAGTGACCGGGAGGGTATGCATGGCAATATCTGCCAAAGGGATGGCAATAACTGGAATTGATGATCGGAGATATTGGAATTGGGTTTCTACAGAAGAATCTAG ATTCCATACTGTGGCCTATTTGCAGCAAATATGGTGGTTTGAGGTAGATGGGGTAGTAAAGTTCCCTCTTCCAGCTGATATCTATACTCTTTCATTCAGGCTTCACCTTGGAAGATTTTCCAAAAGGTTGGGAAGAAGAGTGTCTAGTTTTGAGCACACCCATGGTTGGGACATAAAGCCTGTAACATTTGAGTTGTCTACTTGTGATGGTCAGCTAGCATCATGTGAGCACTATTTAGATGATACTGAACAAGATTATGATAATGGAAACCACAAGCGCGGATGCTGGATAGACTACAAGGTTGGGGAATTTATTGTCAACGACTCTGAACCAGTTACTGAAGTCAGATTTTCTGTGAAACAGATAGATTGCACACATTCTAAAGGAGGACTTTGTGTAGATTCTGTATTTATCATCCCCACTGACCTAAAAGAGCGTAAAAGAAAAGGGATGTTGAAATAG